One Vibrio sp. CDRSL-10 TSBA genomic region harbors:
- a CDS encoding LysR family transcriptional regulator, producing MKLDDLNLFRLVVENGSYTATSRKTMIPVATITRRIQALEDSLNLRLLNRHARKLSLTEAGERFFKDCSPLLQRLASMTEEITDECRGASGKIKISAPYNLTKRMMMPMFNDFMREYPEINIELTTSNHADQLDPTEWDVIFRVGPQRDSSLIARKISDVKDILVASPEYLATNPAPKHAEDLVRHSLLKGYPLIKWQLTSTKGEVVTNNDKGRFQANALNVVRSACSEGLGITLMPDVMLREFIADGSLVRVLEDWSANPRDIYMLYNHKDHLPEKVRLFIDFVIAYNIH from the coding sequence ATGAAACTAGATGATCTAAACCTTTTTCGACTGGTTGTCGAAAACGGTAGCTACACCGCCACTTCTCGTAAGACGATGATACCTGTAGCGACCATTACCCGACGCATTCAAGCGCTTGAAGATTCGCTGAATCTAAGACTTTTGAATCGCCACGCTCGTAAACTGTCGCTGACCGAAGCCGGTGAACGTTTCTTTAAAGATTGCTCACCCTTGCTGCAGCGCCTGGCTTCCATGACGGAAGAGATTACCGATGAATGTCGTGGTGCCTCCGGTAAAATTAAGATTTCAGCGCCCTACAATTTGACCAAACGCATGATGATGCCGATGTTCAATGACTTCATGCGCGAGTATCCTGAAATCAATATTGAGCTGACCACCAGCAACCATGCGGATCAGCTTGATCCAACCGAATGGGATGTCATTTTCCGGGTCGGACCGCAACGAGACTCTAGCCTGATAGCCCGTAAAATCAGCGATGTGAAAGATATTCTGGTCGCAAGTCCGGAGTACCTGGCCACCAATCCGGCGCCAAAACATGCCGAAGATCTGGTGCGTCACTCACTGCTGAAAGGCTACCCGCTGATCAAGTGGCAACTGACCAGTACTAAAGGCGAAGTCGTCACCAACAACGACAAAGGACGCTTTCAGGCTAACGCACTGAATGTCGTACGCAGCGCCTGCTCAGAAGGTTTAGGCATTACTCTGATGCCGGACGTCATGCTGCGCGAATTTATTGCCGACGGCAGCCTGGTTCGGGTGCTGGAAGACTGGAGTGCTAACCCGCGCGATATCTATATGCTTTACAACCATAAAGACCATCTGCCGGAAAAAGTGCGCTTGTTCATAGATTTCGTGATTGCGTACAACATTCACTAA
- a CDS encoding response regulator: MYKTHIETPDLSAAKVPDEKLIMLVDDDPIFRRITSGYLSAQGYKVMEAEDGLDGLRKLRKTEPDLVLCDLSMPVLDGIEFVEEVSLEYPSLPMIVVSATDEMSDVAKALRYGIKDFLAKPIGNHEHLSCAIESTLEDTCNHLADQRDFASQWFQVDGGGDIPEEQELHWHLEYLRDNPSAAKDLLHALLPEKDTSQGAWKCSYRLLQSADVMPLVFDYAWLMNGQFAFYVVDSSSSQDKGVASTLLVRALFNDYLRNLRSFSADLKDLAEIVERGLECSECAEPVAALFGVANLSDGTLSILPAGLDSQWSNGYMTQHIAAGVNLGENCLKNFITKDLLIHDACQLSLSCLGSCSFVLDIYQGSNN, translated from the coding sequence ATGTACAAAACACACATCGAAACGCCAGATTTATCGGCTGCCAAAGTGCCAGATGAGAAGTTAATCATGCTGGTGGATGATGATCCGATATTCAGGCGTATCACCAGTGGCTACCTGTCTGCACAAGGCTATAAGGTGATGGAAGCCGAAGACGGACTGGACGGACTGAGGAAACTGAGGAAGACCGAACCGGATCTGGTGCTGTGTGATTTGTCGATGCCTGTGCTGGACGGTATTGAATTTGTCGAAGAGGTCAGCCTGGAGTATCCGTCTCTGCCTATGATCGTGGTGTCAGCCACTGACGAAATGTCCGATGTAGCCAAAGCGCTGCGTTATGGCATTAAAGATTTCCTCGCCAAGCCGATTGGCAATCATGAACACTTAAGTTGTGCCATTGAAAGTACGCTCGAGGACACCTGTAATCATTTAGCGGATCAGCGCGATTTCGCCAGTCAGTGGTTCCAGGTTGACGGCGGCGGTGATATTCCGGAAGAGCAGGAGTTGCACTGGCACCTGGAGTATTTACGCGACAACCCGAGTGCGGCCAAAGATCTGTTACATGCGTTGCTGCCGGAAAAAGACACTTCACAGGGCGCGTGGAAATGCAGCTATCGTCTGTTGCAGTCAGCGGATGTGATGCCGTTAGTGTTTGATTATGCGTGGCTGATGAATGGCCAGTTTGCGTTTTATGTGGTGGACTCATCGAGCAGCCAAGACAAAGGAGTGGCGAGTACTTTGCTGGTCCGTGCCCTGTTTAATGATTACTTACGTAATTTGCGCAGCTTTAGTGCCGATTTGAAAGATCTGGCTGAGATTGTCGAGCGCGGGCTGGAATGCTCCGAGTGCGCTGAGCCCGTGGCGGCTCTGTTCGGGGTTGCTAATCTGTCAGACGGAACCTTGTCTATTTTGCCCGCCGGACTGGATAGCCAGTGGTCAAACGGCTACATGACGCAGCACATAGCCGCGGGAGTGAATCTGGGTGAAAACTGCCTGAAAAACTTCATTACCAAAGACTTACTGATTCACGATGCCTGTCAGTTATCGCTGAGCTGTCTGGGATCTTGTAGCTTTGTGCTGGACATTTATCAGGGCAGCAATAACTGA
- a CDS encoding NAD(P)H nitroreductase yields MDALELLLNRRSVAKLEAPAPEGKALENIIRAGLRAPDHANLTPWRFVIAQGRGLQKLSDILVKAALAENSEEAIVTKLKNAPFRAPMVITVIAKVTPHEKVPALEQHLSAGCAVQAMQMAAVAQGYQGIWRSGNWMFHADVRAAFGLEGEDEIVGFLYLGTPTSTPMKAPERELSQFVEYL; encoded by the coding sequence ATGGACGCTCTTGAACTGCTGTTAAACCGCCGCTCGGTAGCCAAACTGGAAGCACCTGCGCCGGAAGGTAAAGCGCTGGAGAACATCATCCGCGCGGGCCTGCGTGCGCCGGACCACGCCAACCTGACCCCGTGGCGCTTTGTGATTGCTCAGGGACGCGGTTTGCAGAAACTGTCTGATATTCTGGTTAAGGCCGCGCTGGCAGAAAACAGTGAAGAAGCCATAGTCACCAAGCTGAAGAATGCGCCATTCCGTGCCCCGATGGTGATTACGGTGATTGCCAAGGTCACGCCGCATGAGAAAGTCCCGGCGCTGGAGCAGCATTTGTCGGCCGGCTGCGCAGTGCAGGCGATGCAAATGGCAGCGGTCGCGCAAGGCTATCAGGGGATCTGGCGTTCAGGTAACTGGATGTTCCATGCCGATGTGCGTGCGGCATTTGGTCTGGAAGGTGAAGATGAAATCGTCGGTTTCCTGTATCTCGGGACTCCGACCAGCACTCCGATGAAAGCACCGGAGCGTGAACTGAGCCAGTTTGTGGAATACCTATAA
- a CDS encoding YbaN family protein: MRFTINIRHAVLNVVGVLSVCLGVLGIVLPLLPTTPFILLASACFFRSSPRFHRWLHEHRLFGPIIINWQQNKAVSKQVKQRGCVFIVLSFAVSIAVVPHLWLKSLLLVGLVVLIIVFLRLPTHELVANQQENH, translated from the coding sequence GTGAGGTTCACCATCAATATTCGACATGCTGTACTCAATGTTGTTGGTGTGCTGAGCGTTTGCCTGGGTGTCCTGGGTATCGTACTTCCTCTTCTTCCCACCACGCCGTTTATTCTGTTGGCCAGTGCGTGTTTTTTCCGCAGCAGCCCCAGATTTCATCGCTGGTTGCATGAACATCGGCTATTCGGGCCGATCATTATCAACTGGCAGCAGAACAAAGCAGTATCGAAGCAGGTTAAGCAACGCGGCTGTGTATTTATTGTGCTCAGCTTTGCGGTTTCTATCGCCGTTGTTCCTCATCTTTGGTTAAAGAGTCTGCTATTGGTCGGTTTAGTGGTGCTGATTATCGTGTTTCTGCGTCTTCCTACTCACGAGTTGGTTGCTAACCAACAAGAAAATCACTAG
- the apt gene encoding adenine phosphoribosyltransferase: MTTETLSLIKSSIKSIENYPKPGILFRDVTSLLEDAKAYQATIQLFVDRYKEMGFTKVVGTEARGFLFGAPLALELGLGFVPVRKPGKLPRETVGQTYDLEYGTDTLEIHVDAIQPGDKVLVVDDLLATGGTIEATAKLIRQLGGEVEHAAFVINLPEIGGDKRLEGLGLNVYSICEFEGH, from the coding sequence ATGACAACCGAAACTCTTTCACTGATTAAATCCAGCATCAAAAGCATTGAGAACTATCCAAAGCCGGGCATTTTGTTCCGCGACGTGACCAGTCTGCTTGAAGATGCGAAAGCTTACCAGGCGACTATCCAGCTGTTTGTTGATCGTTACAAAGAGATGGGTTTCACCAAGGTAGTGGGTACAGAAGCACGTGGTTTCCTGTTTGGTGCACCACTGGCTCTGGAACTGGGGTTAGGTTTTGTTCCTGTTCGTAAGCCGGGCAAACTGCCACGTGAAACCGTGGGTCAGACGTACGATCTGGAATACGGTACAGATACACTGGAAATTCACGTAGACGCTATCCAGCCAGGCGACAAAGTACTGGTGGTAGACGATCTGCTGGCAACTGGCGGTACCATCGAAGCGACTGCAAAACTGATTCGTCAACTGGGCGGTGAAGTGGAGCATGCGGCGTTCGTAATCAATCTGCCAGAAATTGGTGGTGACAAGCGCCTGGAAGGTTTAGGCTTGAACGTTTACAGCATTTGTGAATTTGAAGGTCACTAA